The genome window TTGCGTGAACTTTCCTTTCTCAATAAAGGTCTGAAAATTCATTTGCATGATGAGCGGGATGGCAAGGACAGTGAATTTTTCTATGAAGGCGGAATCGTGTCCTTTGTCGATCATCTGAGTCAGAATAAAAAAGTATTGCATCCTGATCCCATCTGGATCGAGAAAGAAAAAGAAGATTGCGACCTGCAACTGGCCATGCAATACAACGATGGCTACAGCGAAGAGATCTTCAGTTTTGTTAATAACGTCAATACCCGCGACGGCGGCACCCATTTGAGCGGCTTTCGATCCGCCCTGACCCGGACGGTCAACAGTTATGCGGTACAGAATAATATGATCAAAGCCACCGACCCCAGCCTGACGGGCGAAGATGTTCGGGAGGGTTTGATCGCTGTGTTGAGCATTAAAATTCCGGAGCCTCAGTTTGAAGGGCAGACGAAAGGCAAGCTTGGCAATACGGATGTGAAAGGTATTGTTGAGCAGATGGTCAACGATAAATTGAAGCAGATATTTGAGGAACAGCCGGTGATTGCGAAAGCCATCACTGCCAAGGCCATCAGTGCGGCGCAGGCGCGGGAAGCGGCTAAAAAAGCCAAAGACCTGGTGCGTCGGAAAAGCGCGCTGGAGGTGAGTTCGCTGCCGGGTAAGCTGGCCGATTGTTCGGAAAAAAGTCCGGAATTGTCGGAACTTTATCTGGTGGAAGGAGACTCGGCGGGAGGGTCGGCGAAACAGGGCAGGAACCGCCAATATCAGGCGATTCTGCCTTTGCGCGGTAAAATTCTCAATGTGGAAAAAGCCCGTTACGATAAAATGCTGGCCAGCAATGAAATTCGCACGCTCATCACCGCTCTCGGAACAGGGATTGGCATTTCCGACTTTAAAGTAGAAAATCTGCGCTATCACAAAGTCATTATCATGACGGACGCGGACGTGGATGGATCGCATATTCGGACCTTGTTGTTGACATTTTTCTTCAGGCAAATGCTGGAGTTGATTCAAAAAGGTTATCTGTATATAGCGCAACCGCCGCTGTTTAAGCTCAAAAAAGGCAAGACCGAAAAATACATGAAAAACGAGAAGATGCTTTTTCAATATCTTGTAGAACAGGGAACGGACAACCTCGAGGTTCAAAATGCCGATAACGACCGTTCGTTGCAAGGGCCGGAACTGGTCAGTTTCATAAACAATCTTTCCCGCTATCAGGATCGGTTTGATCAGGTGGTGAAAAATAATATCCCTGCGGGAATCCTGTCGGCTTTGGTTAAGCTCAATGTCAGCCGCAAAAATTTCGAGAGTCTGGATGCTTTGGTGGAAACGGTGGTCAATGTGTTGGATCAACTCATCGACTCGGAATGCAGGGAAAAA of Nitrospinota bacterium contains these proteins:
- the gyrB gene encoding DNA topoisomerase (ATP-hydrolyzing) subunit B, whose translation is MKPEQQPIYDSTNIKILEGLEAVRKRPAMYIGGTGTAGLHHLVFELVDNSVDESIAGHCTEIEVIIHLDNSMTVIDNGRGIPVDLHSDRNISAAEVVMTVLHAGGKFDKDSYKVSAGLHGVGVSVVNALSESLHLEIKRDGAIYSQKYEIGKPITPLEIVGKTNATGTRIDFQPDPTIFEEVTLSFEILANRLRELSFLNKGLKIHLHDERDGKDSEFFYEGGIVSFVDHLSQNKKVLHPDPIWIEKEKEDCDLQLAMQYNDGYSEEIFSFVNNVNTRDGGTHLSGFRSALTRTVNSYAVQNNMIKATDPSLTGEDVREGLIAVLSIKIPEPQFEGQTKGKLGNTDVKGIVEQMVNDKLKQIFEEQPVIAKAITAKAISAAQAREAAKKAKDLVRRKSALEVSSLPGKLADCSEKSPELSELYLVEGDSAGGSAKQGRNRQYQAILPLRGKILNVEKARYDKMLASNEIRTLITALGTGIGISDFKVENLRYHKVIIMTDADVDGSHIRTLLLTFFFRQMLELIQKGYLYIAQPPLFKLKKGKTEKYMKNEKMLFQYLVEQGTDNLEVQNADNDRSLQGPELVSFINNLSRYQDRFDQVVKNNIPAGILSALVKLNVSRKNFESLDALVETVVNVLDQLIDSECREKFHYQQEYLNVPIEFKNPERVNWNIESQLKKYLIELDHDDETRMSAKTSHGIERIDLNTEITGVRLLLDHDADTDLFKFFIQGLSHGREFNIKFNADFIESVIMQKILAVYEPLRPIDHPPFTLKHNGDTTKANSMHDLMDAILETAKKGMYIQRYKGLGEMNPDQLWETTMDPEKRVLLQVKADDLIASELLFTTLMGDAVEQRRDFIQKHALQARNIDI